In the Streptomyces sp. cg36 genome, one interval contains:
- the lepB gene encoding signal peptidase I, with translation MSATGQDDDGHGRGLGNLLSGLAVAVGCLLFLGGFAWGAVEYKPYTVPTESMNPTVKAGDRVLAQRIDGADVKRGDVVIFKDKVWGNATMVKRVVGIGGDTVKCCDQGGKLTVNGKTVEEPYLHDVAPSTSKFSATVPKDQLFLLGDQRNVSLDSRVHLEDAANGSVPRSAVSARVDAIAWPLDGMLKRPDGFKEFPGGISQPGPLRLMVGAVIAGAVLIFGGGVYGPVAGFLGRRRRGRADRAGGGGTGTGTGAGGREVSVGGQ, from the coding sequence ATGAGCGCAACAGGACAGGACGACGACGGCCACGGCCGCGGTCTCGGCAATCTGCTGTCGGGACTGGCCGTGGCCGTCGGCTGTCTCCTCTTCCTGGGCGGCTTCGCCTGGGGAGCCGTCGAGTACAAGCCGTACACGGTGCCGACCGAGTCCATGAACCCGACGGTGAAGGCGGGCGACCGGGTCCTGGCCCAGCGCATCGACGGCGCCGACGTGAAGCGCGGCGACGTGGTGATCTTCAAGGACAAGGTCTGGGGCAACGCCACGATGGTCAAGCGCGTGGTCGGCATAGGCGGCGACACCGTCAAGTGCTGCGACCAGGGCGGCAAACTCACCGTCAACGGCAAGACCGTCGAAGAACCGTATCTGCACGATGTGGCCCCCTCCACGAGCAAGTTCAGCGCCACGGTCCCCAAGGACCAGCTCTTCCTCCTCGGCGACCAGCGCAACGTCTCGCTGGACTCCCGGGTCCACCTGGAGGACGCCGCCAACGGCTCGGTGCCGCGCTCGGCCGTCAGCGCCCGCGTGGACGCCATCGCCTGGCCCCTGGACGGCATGCTGAAGCGCCCCGACGGCTTCAAGGAGTTCCCCGGCGGCATCTCGCAGCCGGGCCCGCTGAGGCTGATGGTGGGCGCGGTGATCGCCGGTGCCGTCCTGATCTTCGGCGGCGGGGTGTACGGGCCCGTGGCCGGATTCCTGGGACGCCGCCGTCGCGGCCGGGCCGACCGGGCGGGTGGGGGCGGTACGGGGACGGGTACGGGAGCGGGCGGTCGGGAGGTGTCCGTTGGCGGGCAGTGA
- the lepB gene encoding signal peptidase I — protein MAVGARSGHDEPEERPERPAEPPAAAREAQQDGGAGGTADGGAGDEGEPGGGADRDPGPKKQRSFWKELPLLIGIALVLALLIKTFLVQAFSIPSDSMQDTLQRGDRVLVDKLTPWFGSTPERGEVVVFHDPGGWLEDQKPAEPNAVQKFLSFIGLMPSAEEKDLIKRVIATGGDTVECKKGGPVKVNGHALNEPYIYPGDSACDDMPFGPIKVPKGRIWVMGDHRQNSLDSRYHQELPGGGTVSNDEVVGRAFTIAWPLNRIDWLGIPGTFDQKGLNAMANTGPVAAGLAGAVPIVLWRRRRFARSGDAINRTDLTREG, from the coding sequence TTGGCGGTCGGCGCACGATCCGGACACGACGAGCCCGAGGAGCGGCCGGAGCGGCCCGCCGAGCCGCCCGCGGCGGCCCGGGAGGCCCAGCAGGACGGCGGCGCGGGCGGGACCGCTGACGGCGGCGCCGGGGACGAGGGCGAGCCGGGCGGCGGCGCGGACCGCGACCCCGGCCCCAAGAAGCAGCGCTCCTTCTGGAAGGAGCTGCCGCTGCTCATCGGCATCGCCCTGGTCCTCGCCCTGCTGATCAAGACGTTCCTGGTGCAGGCGTTCTCGATCCCCTCGGACTCCATGCAGGACACCCTGCAGCGCGGCGACCGGGTGCTGGTCGACAAGCTGACCCCGTGGTTCGGCTCCACGCCCGAGCGCGGCGAGGTCGTCGTCTTCCACGACCCGGGCGGCTGGCTGGAGGACCAGAAGCCGGCCGAGCCCAACGCCGTGCAGAAGTTCCTCAGCTTCATCGGCCTGATGCCGTCCGCCGAGGAGAAGGACCTGATCAAGCGGGTCATCGCGACCGGCGGCGACACGGTGGAGTGCAAGAAGGGCGGCCCGGTCAAGGTCAACGGCCACGCCCTGAACGAGCCGTACATCTACCCCGGCGACAGCGCCTGCGACGACATGCCGTTCGGCCCGATCAAGGTCCCCAAGGGCCGGATCTGGGTGATGGGCGACCACCGCCAGAACTCGCTGGACTCCCGCTACCACCAGGAGCTGCCCGGCGGCGGCACCGTCTCCAACGACGAGGTGGTGGGCCGCGCGTTCACCATCGCCTGGCCGCTGAACCGCATCGACTGGCTCGGCATCCCCGGCACCTTCGACCAGAAGGGCCTCAACGCGATGGCGAACACGGGCCCGGTCGCGGCCGGACTGGCGGGCGCGGTGCCGATCGTGCTGTGGCGCCGCCGCAGGTTCGCCCGGTCCGGTGACGCGATCAACCGCACCGACCTGACCCGAGAGGGCTGA
- the lepB gene encoding signal peptidase I: MGNRGRPRSAPRPADEPLPTGTRPTTPRRVPGPRPDPADSDVREPGGPGFGAPGGPGLGDPSDSGLGAPGGPGFAGPADPGLPAPEGTDLPEPPASGIPGPRPASDSARPPGRRAQQGRAERRKLARKVKRRRRRSAVREIPLLIGVAVLIALVLKTFLVQAFVIPSGSMQDTITIGDRVLVDKLTPWFGARPHRGDVVVFKDPGGWLKDEKKSAGGSDPVGVRQVKQGLTFIGLLPSDNEQDLIKRVIAVGGDTVKCCDANGKITVNGVPLDEPYVQPGNPPSQIKFEVKVPEGRLFVMGDHRSNSADSRFHLDEPYHGTVSEDGVIGRAVAIVWPLSHWRRLEEPGTFAPVPDAPGGSAAAPGASHRVSSRDPAADPAASREKTANESISDELISNEAIRLPSPAELPLVMGVVGLRLARRGRWHGVRSGCGGFGGRRTIRTRRARGAAGAARRAARGGPGGPAGRRRGRDR, translated from the coding sequence ATGGGTAACCGGGGGCGCCCGCGCTCGGCCCCCCGCCCCGCCGACGAGCCCCTCCCCACCGGCACCAGACCGACGACACCGCGCCGGGTACCGGGACCACGACCGGATCCGGCCGATTCCGACGTCCGGGAGCCGGGCGGGCCGGGCTTCGGGGCCCCGGGCGGCCCCGGCCTTGGGGACCCGTCCGATTCCGGCCTCGGGGCCCCGGGCGGCCCCGGGTTCGCCGGCCCGGCCGACCCCGGCCTCCCGGCGCCGGAAGGCACCGACCTGCCGGAGCCGCCCGCCTCCGGCATCCCCGGTCCGCGCCCGGCGTCCGACTCCGCCCGGCCGCCCGGCCGCCGCGCCCAGCAGGGCCGCGCCGAGCGGCGCAAGCTCGCCCGCAAGGTCAAACGGCGCCGACGCAGGTCCGCCGTCAGGGAGATACCCCTGCTCATAGGGGTGGCGGTGCTGATCGCCCTCGTACTGAAGACCTTCCTCGTCCAGGCGTTCGTCATCCCGTCCGGCTCCATGCAGGACACCATCACCATCGGCGACCGGGTCCTGGTCGACAAGCTCACGCCCTGGTTCGGAGCCCGGCCGCACCGCGGTGACGTGGTGGTCTTCAAGGACCCCGGCGGCTGGCTCAAGGACGAGAAGAAGTCGGCAGGCGGCAGCGACCCCGTCGGCGTCAGACAGGTCAAACAGGGCCTCACCTTCATCGGACTGCTGCCGTCCGACAACGAACAGGACCTCATCAAACGCGTCATCGCCGTCGGTGGGGACACCGTCAAGTGCTGTGACGCCAACGGAAAGATCACCGTCAACGGCGTCCCCCTGGACGAGCCCTACGTCCAGCCCGGCAACCCGCCCTCGCAGATCAAGTTCGAGGTCAAGGTGCCCGAGGGCCGCCTCTTCGTGATGGGCGACCACCGCTCGAACTCGGCCGATTCCCGCTTCCACCTCGACGAGCCGTACCACGGCACGGTCTCCGAGGACGGGGTGATCGGGCGCGCCGTCGCCATCGTCTGGCCGCTGTCCCACTGGCGGCGCCTGGAGGAACCGGGCACCTTCGCCCCGGTGCCGGACGCGCCCGGCGGGTCGGCCGCCGCGCCCGGCGCTTCGCATAGGGTGTCCTCCCGGGATCCGGCAGCGGATCCCGCTGCATCGCGTGAAAAGACAGCAAACGAATCGATATCGGATGAACTGATATCGAACGAAGCGATCCGGCTCCCGAGCCCTGCGGAACTCCCGCTCGTTATGGGAGTGGTGGGCCTGCGTCTCGCACGGCGCGGGCGGTGGCACGGAGTGAGGAGTGGATGTGGGGGATTTGGCGGTCGGCGCACGATCCGGACACGACGAGCCCGAGGAGCGGCCGGAGCGGCCCGCCGAGCCGCCCGCGGCGGCCCGGGAGGCCCAGCAGGACGGCGGCGCGGGCGGGACCGCTGA
- the lepB gene encoding signal peptidase I gives MDTEAQHTERDLPSTPQPGPERGSRSARFPALATALEGPWRKTAALFALCLVFVLLLSHFVLQPFLIPSGSMEPTLKVGDRVLVNKLAYRFGGHPARGDVVVFDGRGSFTDEPPEGNPVGRAVRSAVAALGLTEPAGNVYVKRIVGVGGDRVVCCDKGGRVQVNGTPVTEEYLHPGDAPSQVPFDIVVPDGTLFVLGDHRSRSSDSRDHLGSPGGGMVPVDHVVGRVDWIGWPFGRWSGVDGSGAFARVPAPGGAHG, from the coding sequence ATGGACACCGAAGCACAGCACACGGAGCGCGACCTTCCCTCCACCCCTCAGCCGGGGCCGGAGCGGGGGTCGCGCTCCGCGCGTTTTCCCGCCCTCGCCACCGCCCTCGAAGGGCCCTGGCGCAAGACGGCGGCACTGTTCGCCCTCTGCCTCGTCTTCGTGCTGCTGCTCAGCCACTTCGTGCTCCAGCCCTTCCTCATCCCCAGCGGCTCCATGGAACCCACCCTCAAGGTGGGCGACCGGGTCCTCGTCAACAAGCTGGCCTACCGCTTCGGCGGCCACCCCGCCCGCGGTGACGTCGTCGTCTTCGACGGCCGGGGCTCCTTCACCGACGAACCCCCGGAGGGGAACCCGGTGGGCAGGGCCGTTCGTTCAGCGGTCGCGGCCCTGGGCCTGACGGAGCCGGCGGGGAACGTGTACGTGAAACGGATCGTCGGCGTCGGCGGCGACCGCGTCGTGTGCTGCGACAAGGGCGGGAGGGTCCAGGTGAACGGGACACCGGTGACCGAGGAGTACCTGCACCCGGGCGACGCGCCCTCGCAGGTGCCCTTCGACATCGTCGTGCCCGACGGCACCCTGTTCGTCCTGGGCGACCACCGCTCCCGCTCCAGCGACTCCCGCGACCACCTCGGCTCCCCGGGCGGCGGCATGGTCCCCGTCGACCACGTGGTGGGCCGGGTCGACTGGATCGGCTGGCCGTTCGGCCGCTGGTCCGGCGTCGACGGCTCGGGCGCCTTCGCACGCGTACCGGCACCCGGCGGCGCCCATGGGTAA
- the rplS gene encoding 50S ribosomal protein L19 produces MSHLLDSVNAATLRSDVPAFRPGDTVNVHVRVIEGNRSRIQQFKGVVIRRQGSGVSETFTVRKVSFSVGVERTFPVNSPIFEKIELVTRGDVRRAKLYYLRELRGKAAKIKEKRDN; encoded by the coding sequence ATGTCGCACCTGCTCGACTCCGTCAACGCGGCCACGCTGCGCTCCGACGTCCCGGCCTTCCGCCCGGGTGACACCGTCAACGTGCACGTCCGCGTCATCGAGGGCAACCGCTCCCGTATCCAGCAGTTCAAGGGCGTCGTCATCCGCCGTCAGGGCTCGGGCGTCTCCGAGACCTTCACGGTCCGCAAGGTCTCCTTCTCCGTCGGCGTCGAGCGCACCTTCCCGGTGAACTCCCCGATCTTCGAGAAGATCGAGCTCGTCACCCGCGGTGACGTCCGCCGCGCCAAGCTGTACTACCTCCGTGAGCTCCGCGGCAAGGCCGCGAAGATCAAGGAGAAGCGCGACAACTGA
- the trmD gene encoding tRNA (guanosine(37)-N1)-methyltransferase TrmD → MRLDVVTIFPEYLEPLNVSLVGKARARGQLDVHVHDLREWTHDRHNTVDDTPYGGGPGMVMKTEPWGACLDDALADGYEAGAHGPVLVVPTPSGRPFTQELAVELSAKPWLIFTPARYEGIDRRVTDEYATRMPVYEVSIGDYVLAGGEAAVLVVTEAVARLLPGVLGNAESHRDDSFAPGAMANLLEGPVYTKPPEWRGRGIPDVLLSGHHGKIARWRRDEAFRRTALNRPDLIERCEASAFDKKDRELLSIMGWSPEPGGRFWRRPQDVEE, encoded by the coding sequence ATGCGGCTCGACGTCGTCACGATCTTCCCCGAGTACCTGGAACCGCTGAACGTCTCCCTCGTCGGCAAGGCACGCGCGCGCGGACAGCTCGACGTCCACGTCCACGACCTGCGCGAGTGGACCCACGACCGGCACAACACGGTCGACGACACCCCCTACGGCGGCGGCCCCGGCATGGTCATGAAGACCGAGCCCTGGGGCGCCTGCCTGGACGACGCGCTGGCCGACGGCTACGAGGCCGGGGCGCACGGCCCCGTCCTGGTCGTCCCCACCCCCAGCGGACGCCCCTTCACCCAGGAACTCGCCGTCGAGCTCTCCGCCAAGCCGTGGCTGATCTTCACACCCGCGCGCTACGAGGGCATCGACCGCCGCGTCACGGACGAGTACGCCACCCGCATGCCCGTGTACGAGGTGTCCATCGGCGACTACGTCCTGGCGGGCGGGGAAGCCGCCGTCCTCGTCGTCACCGAGGCCGTCGCCCGGCTGCTGCCCGGCGTCCTCGGCAACGCCGAGTCCCACCGCGACGACTCCTTCGCCCCCGGCGCCATGGCCAACCTGCTGGAGGGCCCCGTCTACACCAAGCCCCCCGAGTGGCGCGGGCGCGGCATCCCGGACGTCCTCCTCTCCGGCCACCACGGCAAGATCGCCCGCTGGCGGCGGGACGAGGCGTTCCGGCGCACCGCCCTCAACCGGCCCGACCTGATCGAGCGCTGCGAGGCGTCCGCCTTCGACAAGAAGGACCGCGAACTGCTCTCGATCATGGGCTGGTCCCCGGAGCCGGGCGGCCGATTTTGGCGCAGGCCCCAGGACGTGGAAGAATAA
- the rimM gene encoding ribosome maturation factor RimM (Essential for efficient processing of 16S rRNA), translating to MQLVVARIGRAHGIKGEVTVEVRTDEPELRLSPGAVLATDPAATGPLTIETGRVHSGRLLLRFEGVRDRTSAEALRNTLLIADVDPDELPEEEDEYYDHQLIDLDVVLADGTGIGRITEISHLPSQDLFIVERPDGTEVMIPFVEEIVTEIDLEEQRAVIDPPPGLIDDRAVIASARDAAEDDASGTAGADGSETDGARN from the coding sequence GTGCAGCTGGTAGTCGCGCGGATCGGCCGCGCCCACGGCATCAAGGGCGAGGTCACCGTCGAGGTGCGCACTGACGAGCCCGAGCTGCGGCTCTCGCCCGGCGCCGTCCTGGCCACCGACCCGGCCGCCACCGGGCCCCTCACCATCGAGACCGGCCGCGTCCACAGCGGCCGGCTGCTGCTGCGCTTCGAGGGCGTGCGCGACCGCACCTCCGCCGAGGCGCTGCGCAACACCCTCCTCATCGCCGACGTCGACCCCGACGAGCTGCCCGAGGAGGAGGACGAGTACTACGACCACCAGCTCATCGACCTCGACGTGGTCCTCGCCGACGGCACCGGGATCGGCCGGATCACCGAGATCTCGCACCTGCCGTCCCAGGACCTGTTCATCGTCGAGCGGCCCGACGGCACCGAGGTCATGATCCCCTTCGTCGAGGAGATCGTCACCGAGATCGACCTGGAGGAGCAGCGGGCCGTCATCGACCCGCCCCCCGGCCTGATCGACGACCGGGCGGTCATCGCCTCCGCCCGGGACGCGGCCGAGGACGACGCGAGCGGGACCGCCGGGGCCGACGGGTCCGAGACCGACGGGGCCCGGAACTGA
- a CDS encoding RNA-binding protein — protein sequence MLEEALEHLVKGIVDNPDDVQVASRNLRRGRVLEVRVHPDDLGKVIGRNGRTARALRTVVGAIGGRGIRVDLVDVDQVH from the coding sequence ATGCTCGAGGAGGCTCTTGAGCACCTCGTGAAGGGCATCGTCGACAACCCCGACGACGTGCAGGTCGCCTCGCGCAACCTGCGCCGTGGGCGCGTGCTGGAGGTCCGGGTCCACCCCGACGACCTCGGCAAGGTGATCGGCCGCAACGGCCGCACCGCCCGCGCCCTGCGGACCGTCGTGGGCGCCATCGGTGGCCGTGGCATCCGCGTCGACCTCGTCGACGTGGACCAGGTCCACTGA
- the rpsP gene encoding 30S ribosomal protein S16, giving the protein MAVKIKLKRLGKIRQPHYRIVVADARTRRDGRAIEEIGIYHPTYNPSRIEVNAERAQYWLSVGAQPTEAVLAILKLTGDWQAHKGLPAPAPLLQPETKESKRRSFDEFAKALEGDDAKGEAITPKAKKADKKADEAPADAAESTEA; this is encoded by the coding sequence GTGGCAGTCAAGATCAAGCTCAAGCGCCTCGGCAAGATTCGCCAGCCGCACTACCGCATCGTCGTCGCCGACGCCCGCACCCGCCGTGACGGTCGCGCGATCGAAGAGATCGGTATCTACCACCCGACGTACAACCCGTCGCGCATCGAGGTCAACGCCGAGCGTGCGCAGTACTGGCTGTCGGTCGGCGCCCAGCCCACCGAGGCCGTGCTCGCCATCCTCAAGCTGACCGGCGACTGGCAGGCGCACAAGGGCCTCCCGGCCCCCGCGCCGCTGCTGCAGCCGGAGACGAAGGAGAGCAAGCGCCGCTCCTTCGACGAGTTCGCCAAGGCCCTCGAGGGCGACGACGCCAAGGGTGAGGCCATCACCCCCAAGGCCAAGAAGGCTGACAAGAAGGCGGACGAGGCTCCGGCCGACGCCGCCGAGTCGACCGAGGCCTGA
- the proS gene encoding proline--tRNA ligase: MAKAPVLTPQAEDFPRWYQDLINKAELADNGPVRGTMVIRPYGYGLWERMQQEMDARIKDAGAQNAYFPLFIPQSYLTREAEHVEGFAPELAVVTHGGGKELEEPVVVRPTSETIINDYFSKWVQSYRDLPLLINQWANVVRWEMRPRVFLRTSEFLWQEGHTAHATYEDARDYAARIHKDVYADFMINVLGIDVVLGRKTPKERFAGAINTLTLEGMMGDGKALQMGTSHELGTNFAKAFNTQYLSKDSKQELVWQTSWGVSTRMVGGLIMSHGDDNGLRVPPRLAHVQVVVMAIKGDEAVAKVRELGDRLKALGIRVQVDDRVDTPFGRRAVDWELKGVPVRIEIGPRDLEAGTAMLARRIPGGKESVSIDALGELLPKVLEEDQAQLLRESRERRESRTSDVTTLEEAAEAATAGGWARIPWATLGAEGEAKLAEQAVTVRCLVAEDGSVPDADDAPGTVAIVARSY; the protein is encoded by the coding sequence ATGGCAAAGGCACCCGTTCTCACGCCCCAGGCGGAAGACTTCCCCCGCTGGTACCAGGATCTGATCAACAAGGCCGAGCTCGCGGACAACGGTCCGGTGCGCGGCACCATGGTGATCCGGCCGTACGGCTACGGCCTGTGGGAGCGGATGCAGCAGGAGATGGACGCGCGCATCAAGGACGCGGGCGCCCAGAACGCGTACTTCCCGCTGTTCATCCCGCAGTCCTACCTGACCCGTGAGGCCGAGCACGTCGAGGGCTTCGCCCCCGAGCTCGCGGTCGTCACGCACGGCGGCGGCAAGGAGCTCGAAGAGCCCGTCGTGGTGCGCCCCACCTCCGAGACGATCATCAACGACTACTTCTCGAAGTGGGTGCAGAGCTACCGGGACCTGCCGCTGCTCATCAACCAGTGGGCCAACGTGGTCCGTTGGGAGATGCGCCCGCGCGTCTTCCTCCGTACGAGTGAGTTCCTCTGGCAGGAGGGCCACACCGCGCACGCCACCTACGAGGACGCCCGCGACTACGCGGCGCGCATCCACAAGGACGTCTACGCGGACTTCATGATCAACGTCCTGGGCATCGACGTGGTCCTCGGCCGCAAGACGCCCAAGGAGCGGTTCGCCGGCGCCATCAACACCCTCACGCTCGAAGGCATGATGGGCGACGGCAAGGCCCTCCAGATGGGCACCAGCCACGAGCTCGGCACCAACTTCGCCAAGGCGTTCAACACCCAGTACCTGTCCAAGGACAGCAAGCAGGAGCTCGTCTGGCAGACCTCCTGGGGCGTCTCCACCCGCATGGTCGGCGGTCTGATCATGTCGCACGGCGACGACAACGGCCTGCGGGTGCCGCCGCGCCTGGCCCACGTCCAGGTCGTCGTCATGGCGATCAAGGGCGACGAGGCCGTGGCCAAGGTCCGCGAGCTCGGCGACCGCCTCAAGGCGCTGGGCATCCGCGTCCAGGTCGACGACCGGGTGGACACCCCGTTCGGCCGCCGCGCGGTGGACTGGGAGCTCAAGGGCGTACCGGTGCGCATCGAGATCGGCCCGCGCGACCTGGAGGCCGGCACCGCGATGCTGGCCCGCCGCATCCCCGGCGGCAAGGAGTCCGTCTCCATCGACGCGCTCGGCGAACTGCTGCCCAAGGTCCTCGAAGAGGACCAGGCGCAGCTGCTGCGCGAGTCCCGTGAGCGCCGCGAGTCCCGCACCAGCGACGTCACCACCCTGGAGGAGGCAGCCGAGGCCGCCACCGCCGGCGGCTGGGCGCGCATCCCGTGGGCGACGCTGGGCGCCGAGGGCGAGGCCAAGCTGGCCGAGCAGGCCGTGACCGTACGGTGCCTGGTCGCCGAGGACGGGTCGGTCCCCGACGCCGACGACGCCCCCGGTACCGTCGCGATCGTCGCCCGCTCCTACTGA
- a CDS encoding class I SAM-dependent methyltransferase: MTPTLVRQPFLAASATPARACARARDWAEIQERMLVPLHEAVYERLEVGPATRLLGLDCGSGLALVLAAARGARVTGLDGRPEQLALARERLLPPGLWGGGRDGGALLVEGGPEALAGRSARPYDVVYALEPVGCAAGDDEDLAAALGPVVGLAGHGGAVVLAGWGPPERCATSAVLRVASRLSEAPRWRPSGRDDLEDVAARAGLRPDGSGRVACPFGYADLESAVRGLLSTGLFDAAARATDQVQVEKELTEALHPYLREDGTVWMANVFRYLIARTP, from the coding sequence ATGACACCTACGCTCGTCCGGCAACCGTTCCTGGCGGCCTCCGCCACGCCCGCGCGTGCGTGTGCACGCGCGCGTGACTGGGCGGAGATCCAGGAACGCATGCTGGTACCGCTCCATGAAGCGGTGTACGAGCGGCTGGAGGTGGGACCCGCCACCCGGCTGCTCGGCCTGGACTGCGGCTCCGGGCTCGCCCTGGTGCTCGCGGCGGCCCGCGGCGCCCGGGTGACGGGCCTGGACGGGCGGCCCGAGCAGCTGGCGCTGGCCCGGGAGCGGCTGCTGCCGCCGGGGCTGTGGGGCGGTGGCCGCGACGGTGGCGCGCTGCTCGTCGAGGGCGGGCCCGAGGCGCTCGCGGGCCGGTCCGCGCGGCCGTACGACGTGGTGTACGCCCTGGAGCCGGTCGGCTGCGCCGCGGGGGACGACGAGGACCTGGCGGCGGCCCTCGGCCCGGTGGTGGGGCTGGCCGGGCACGGCGGCGCGGTGGTGCTGGCGGGCTGGGGTCCGCCGGAACGCTGCGCCACCTCGGCGGTGCTGCGGGTGGCGAGCCGGCTGAGCGAGGCGCCGCGCTGGCGGCCGAGCGGTCGCGACGACCTGGAGGACGTGGCGGCGCGGGCGGGACTGAGGCCCGACGGGTCGGGGCGGGTGGCGTGCCCGTTCGGCTACGCGGACCTGGAGAGCGCGGTGCGCGGGCTGCTGTCGACGGGCCTGTTCGACGCGGCGGCCCGGGCCACCGACCAGGTGCAGGTGGAGAAGGAGCTGACGGAGGCCCTGCACCCGTATCTGCGCGAGGACGGCACGGTGTGGATGGCGAACGTGTTCCGGTATCTGATCGCGCGCACGCCGTGA